A genome region from Segatella copri includes the following:
- a CDS encoding ATP-binding protein, with protein sequence MIENPFILRGYISDAYFCDREKETIDLIREIKNGNNITLIAPRRIGKTGLVQHVYAQEEIKEKYYTFLVDIYATKTLADFIQELGRSILQSLKPKGTKVVEHFLNCLHSLRSSISFDMNGVPSWGVDLGEITSPTTTLDEIFLYLESADKPCIVAIDEFQTISSYREANVEAILRTYIQHCHNASFIFAGSQRNMMSEMFLSHARPFYQSTSIKTLKAIDRDVYADFATRLFEERQKHIKRETIYRIYDRFDGITWYLQRMLNKIFSLTGKADDKTRELADDKMMELALNSIIDESAFAYEALLFQLPAKQKELLLAICNAGKAQNIMSSAFIKKHNLPSASFVQGGIKGLLEKDFVTETDGTYELYDKFFGEWLKKEL encoded by the coding sequence ATGATAGAGAATCCGTTTATTCTGCGAGGATACATATCCGACGCTTACTTCTGTGATAGAGAAAAGGAAACCATCGACTTGATAAGAGAAATCAAGAATGGCAATAATATCACCCTGATTGCACCTAGAAGAATCGGCAAGACAGGGTTGGTGCAGCACGTCTATGCCCAGGAAGAAATCAAGGAAAAATACTATACATTTCTTGTAGATATTTATGCCACGAAAACCCTAGCCGACTTCATTCAGGAACTAGGCAGAAGTATTCTGCAAAGTCTGAAACCTAAAGGCACCAAAGTAGTGGAACATTTTCTTAACTGCCTCCACTCACTCCGTTCATCCATCAGCTTCGATATGAATGGCGTACCTTCGTGGGGAGTAGATTTGGGAGAAATCACCAGTCCAACCACAACGCTCGATGAAATTTTCCTTTATCTAGAGAGCGCAGATAAGCCTTGCATCGTGGCCATTGATGAATTCCAAACCATCAGCAGCTATAGAGAAGCTAATGTGGAAGCCATACTGCGCACCTACATCCAGCACTGCCATAATGCCAGTTTCATCTTTGCCGGATCTCAGCGCAATATGATGTCGGAAATGTTCTTGAGCCATGCCCGTCCTTTCTACCAGAGCACCTCCATAAAAACACTGAAAGCTATTGATAGAGATGTGTATGCCGACTTTGCTACTCGTCTTTTCGAGGAAAGACAGAAGCATATCAAACGAGAAACCATTTATCGAATATACGACCGTTTTGACGGCATCACCTGGTATCTGCAAAGGATGCTCAATAAGATTTTCTCGCTCACGGGAAAGGCTGATGACAAGACGAGGGAACTGGCTGATGATAAGATGATGGAACTGGCGCTCAACTCGATTATAGACGAAAGTGCTTTTGCCTATGAAGCCCTCCTTTTCCAGTTGCCAGCCAAGCAAAAGGAACTTCTCTTAGCCATCTGCAACGCTGGCAAGGCTCAAAACATCATGTCATCGGCATTCATCAAGAAGCACAATCTTCCTTCCGCCAGTTTTGTACAAGGTGGTATCAAGGGATTATTGGAGAAAGATTTTGTTACGGAGACGGATGGAACTTACGAACTATACGATAAGTTCTTCGGTGAATGGCTGAAGAAGGAATTATAA
- a CDS encoding MFS transporter codes for MVTKKNSRSPWAWIPTLYFAEGLPNVIVTALSVVMYMQLGLTDAEVGLYTGWLALPWVIKPLWSPFIDLLKTKRWWVLTMQALIGAALAGIAFSLPTAFWFQATMCFFFLIAFCSATHDISADGFYMIELDEHTQTKFVGLRNTFYRLAIIFVNGFLVMLAGVLQVLFRNQIRFSWALIFYGLAGIFIGLWLYHSRFMPRPKDDVQTDRTVGEVAHELKNMFRTFFVKFGLGETVCVMLFLLFYRFPEALLNTMTKTFILRPNSQGGLGLSPQEYGFANGTVGLIGLLLGGILGGILVSRDGMKKWLWPLVCAITLPDVVYIYLSYSLNSNLIVVSSCLFVEQLGYGLGFTVLTLYMLFYSQGKFKTSHYSICTGISYLGLMLPGMVSGYLKDMVGYRMFFIIVMACCAITFLVTAFLKIDPNFGKKEEKEEDETELDAIE; via the coding sequence ATGGTAACAAAGAAAAACAGTCGGAGTCCATGGGCATGGATTCCGACCCTCTATTTTGCCGAAGGACTCCCCAACGTCATCGTAACCGCCCTCTCTGTGGTGATGTACATGCAGTTGGGGCTGACTGATGCTGAGGTGGGTCTCTATACCGGATGGCTCGCCCTTCCCTGGGTCATCAAGCCCTTGTGGAGTCCGTTTATAGATTTGCTGAAGACTAAGCGCTGGTGGGTGCTCACCATGCAGGCTCTCATCGGAGCTGCCCTTGCCGGCATCGCCTTCTCGCTGCCTACCGCCTTCTGGTTCCAGGCAACGATGTGCTTCTTCTTCCTCATCGCTTTCTGTAGTGCCACCCACGACATTTCGGCAGATGGTTTCTACATGATTGAGCTGGATGAACATACGCAGACTAAGTTTGTAGGCTTGCGAAATACCTTCTACCGCCTCGCCATCATCTTTGTGAATGGTTTTCTGGTGATGCTGGCAGGTGTGCTTCAGGTTCTCTTCCGCAACCAGATTCGCTTCTCATGGGCGCTTATCTTTTACGGACTGGCAGGTATCTTCATCGGTTTGTGGCTCTATCACAGCCGCTTCATGCCTCGCCCGAAGGATGATGTGCAGACCGACAGGACGGTTGGTGAAGTGGCTCATGAACTGAAGAACATGTTCCGCACCTTCTTCGTGAAGTTCGGATTGGGTGAAACCGTCTGTGTGATGCTCTTTCTCTTGTTCTACCGATTCCCTGAAGCGCTTCTGAACACCATGACCAAGACCTTCATCCTCCGTCCTAATTCGCAGGGTGGACTGGGACTGTCACCTCAGGAATATGGCTTTGCCAATGGTACTGTGGGATTGATAGGTTTGCTGCTGGGTGGAATTCTTGGTGGTATTCTGGTGAGCAGGGATGGAATGAAGAAATGGCTCTGGCCTCTGGTTTGCGCCATCACCTTGCCTGATGTGGTTTACATCTATCTGAGTTACTCACTCAACAGCAACCTCATCGTGGTTTCCAGCTGTCTTTTTGTCGAGCAGTTGGGTTATGGTCTGGGCTTCACGGTTCTTACCCTCTACATGCTGTTCTACAGTCAGGGAAAGTTCAAGACCTCCCATTATTCCATCTGTACGGGCATCTCCTATCTCGGATTGATGCTGCCGGGCATGGTTTCTGGATATCTGAAGGATATGGTAGGTTACCGCATGTTCTTCATCATCGTGATGGCATGTTGCGCCATCACCTTCCTGGTTACTGCTTTCCTGAAGATTGATCCTAATTTCGGAAAGAAAGAGGAGAAGGAAGAGGATGAAACGGAATTGGACGCGATAGAATAA
- the rlmN gene encoding 23S rRNA (adenine(2503)-C(2))-methyltransferase RlmN: protein MNNEKKYLLGLTLAELKQVAKDLGMPAFTGGQMAKWLYEQHVKSIDEMTNISKANRAKLAAEYEIGCFGYSDAQHSVDGTIKYLFPTRSGKFVETVYIPDKDRATLCVSSQVGCKMNCLFCQTGKQGFEGSLPAGDILNQVYSLPEVDKLTNIVFMGQGEPMDNLDNVLRATEILTADYGWAWSPKRITVSSVGVKNKLKRFLEESDCHVAISMHDPIPSERAELMPAERGMGIEQVVELLRNYDFSHQRRLSFEYIVFKGVNDSMQHAKAIIKLVKGLDCRFNLIRFHQIPDIPLQGVDDEKMEQFRDYLTQHGVFTTIRASRGQDIYAACGLLSTSKKIGEIREHEDEEKMNK from the coding sequence ATGAATAATGAAAAAAAATATCTTTTGGGCCTTACACTTGCCGAATTGAAGCAGGTGGCAAAGGACTTAGGCATGCCCGCCTTCACCGGTGGGCAGATGGCGAAGTGGCTCTATGAGCAGCATGTGAAGAGCATTGATGAGATGACCAACATCTCGAAGGCGAACCGTGCCAAACTCGCTGCCGAATACGAAATAGGATGCTTCGGATATTCCGATGCACAACATTCGGTGGATGGTACCATCAAGTACCTCTTCCCTACCCGAAGCGGCAAATTTGTCGAGACGGTTTACATCCCCGACAAAGACCGCGCCACGCTGTGCGTTTCTTCGCAGGTGGGATGCAAGATGAACTGCCTGTTCTGCCAGACCGGCAAGCAGGGGTTTGAGGGCAGCTTGCCTGCAGGCGACATTCTGAACCAGGTTTACTCGCTGCCGGAGGTGGACAAGCTTACCAACATCGTGTTCATGGGTCAGGGCGAGCCGATGGATAATCTCGACAATGTGCTGCGCGCCACAGAGATTCTCACCGCCGACTACGGCTGGGCATGGAGCCCGAAGCGCATCACGGTAAGTTCGGTGGGCGTGAAGAACAAGCTGAAGCGGTTCCTGGAAGAGAGCGACTGCCATGTGGCCATCAGCATGCACGACCCTATCCCTTCTGAGCGCGCTGAACTGATGCCTGCCGAAAGGGGCATGGGCATTGAGCAGGTAGTAGAACTGCTGAGGAACTATGATTTCTCTCATCAACGCCGCCTGAGTTTCGAATACATCGTCTTTAAGGGCGTAAACGACAGTATGCAGCATGCCAAGGCCATCATCAAGCTGGTGAAGGGACTTGACTGCCGCTTCAACCTGATTCGTTTCCACCAAATTCCAGACATTCCTCTGCAAGGTGTGGATGATGAGAAGATGGAGCAGTTCCGTGATTACCTCACCCAGCATGGTGTCTTCACCACCATCCGTGCCAGCCGCGGCCAGGACATCTACGCCGCCTGCGGTCTGCTCAGCACCTCGAAGAAAATCGGAGAAATCCGTGAGCACGAGGATGAAGAGAAGATGAATAAGTAA
- the ltrA gene encoding group II intron reverse transcriptase/maturase, which yields MKERMQKTLSQVNGCPQRDRSETEWYGGVQTFMWMCEDNIVEVPFDKEHLFEQILSPANLNRAYKAVVRNKGCGGIDKMSCEQLLPWLLTNKDELIRSLMDGSYRPNPVKRVEIPKDNGKMRLLGIPTVVDRLVQQAINQVLTPIYENQFSKTSYGFRPRRGCHDALRGAQRIINEGYIYVVDLDLERFFDTVSHSKLIEILSRTIKDGRVVSLIHKYLRSGVMNKGLFEASEEGTPQGGPLSPLLSNIMLNELDKELERRGLPFVRYADDSMIFCKSKRAAMRVKESITRFIENTLYLKVNKEKTVVSYVRGVKYLGYSFYVMKGKCQLTVHPKSKAKMKSRLKELTSRSNGWGYAKRKQKLKEYIRGWVGYYHLANMKRLLLETDEWLRRRIRMCIWKAWKKPKTKVANLIKCGINKYQAYEWGNTRKGYWRIADSHILHKAITNEHLCRAGYAALMDAYLEWYPK from the coding sequence ATGAAGGAAAGAATGCAGAAAACATTATCCCAAGTTAATGGCTGCCCCCAAAGAGATAGGTCGGAAACCGAATGGTATGGGGGAGTGCAGACCTTCATGTGGATGTGTGAAGACAACATCGTGGAAGTACCATTCGACAAGGAACACCTTTTCGAGCAAATCCTTAGTCCTGCAAATCTCAACCGAGCCTACAAGGCTGTTGTGAGAAACAAAGGCTGTGGTGGTATCGACAAGATGTCGTGCGAGCAACTGCTCCCATGGCTCTTGACCAACAAGGATGAACTCATCCGTTCCTTGATGGACGGTTCTTACCGTCCGAACCCAGTGAAAAGGGTAGAAATACCCAAGGACAATGGCAAGATGCGCCTGTTGGGAATACCTACAGTAGTAGACCGTCTGGTGCAACAAGCCATCAACCAAGTACTGACTCCCATCTATGAGAACCAATTCTCCAAGACGAGCTACGGCTTCCGTCCGAGAAGAGGATGCCATGACGCACTACGAGGAGCGCAAAGGATAATCAACGAAGGCTACATATATGTAGTAGACCTTGACCTTGAACGCTTCTTCGATACCGTGAGCCATAGCAAACTCATAGAAATTCTCAGCCGTACGATAAAAGACGGCAGAGTGGTCAGCCTTATACACAAATATCTCCGAAGTGGTGTAATGAACAAAGGCTTGTTTGAAGCGAGCGAGGAAGGAACTCCCCAAGGAGGACCGCTAAGTCCGTTGTTGAGTAACATCATGCTCAACGAATTGGATAAAGAACTTGAACGCAGAGGGCTTCCCTTTGTGCGCTATGCAGATGACTCGATGATATTCTGTAAGTCCAAGAGGGCTGCAATGCGAGTGAAGGAGTCTATAACCCGATTTATAGAGAATACTCTATATCTCAAAGTCAACAAGGAAAAGACCGTAGTGTCGTATGTGCGCGGAGTGAAATATCTCGGCTACTCCTTTTATGTGATGAAAGGCAAATGCCAACTCACGGTGCATCCAAAGTCCAAAGCCAAGATGAAGTCAAGGTTGAAAGAACTGACAAGTCGCAGCAACGGATGGGGATATGCCAAGAGAAAGCAAAAGCTGAAAGAATACATAAGAGGTTGGGTCGGCTATTATCATCTTGCCAATATGAAGCGTCTTTTACTTGAAACAGACGAATGGCTAAGGCGTAGAATCCGCATGTGTATATGGAAAGCTTGGAAGAAACCCAAGACAAAAGTGGCAAACCTCATTAAATGTGGTATCAATAAATACCAAGCATACGAATGGGGTAATACTCGCAAGGGCTATTGGCGTATAGCAGACAGCCACATACTGCATAAAGCTATAACAAATGAGCATCTATGTAGGGCAGGGTATGCTGCTTTAATGGATGCGTATCTCGAATGGTATCCAAAATAG
- a CDS encoding secondary thiamine-phosphate synthase enzyme YjbQ, which translates to MIQQVEFSLRPLPRGFHLVTNEVMRNLPALPKTGILNLFVRHTSCGLSLNENFDPDVRHDLKGIFERLVPDGDPRYLHQDEGPTDMSAHAKSSMVGVSLTIPITNGRLNLGTWQGIYLCEFREGGGSRHLIATIIGEIE; encoded by the coding sequence ATGATACAGCAAGTAGAATTTTCATTGCGTCCGCTTCCTCGCGGCTTTCACCTCGTAACCAATGAGGTGATGAGGAACTTGCCAGCGCTGCCTAAGACAGGGATTCTGAATCTCTTCGTAAGACATACCAGTTGCGGATTGTCGCTGAACGAGAACTTCGACCCAGATGTGAGACATGACTTGAAGGGGATCTTCGAAAGACTGGTTCCGGATGGCGACCCAAGATACCTGCACCAGGATGAAGGACCTACGGATATGTCGGCCCATGCCAAATCGAGCATGGTGGGTGTATCGCTCACCATTCCTATTACCAATGGCAGACTGAACCTTGGTACATGGCAGGGAATTTACCTCTGCGAATTCAGAGAGGGAGGCGGAAGCCGACACCTCATCGCAACGATTATCGGGGAAATCGAGTAG
- a CDS encoding DUF4922 domain-containing protein: MREKIDLFLPCEYIDDAQNALSVLHEYKTVQHIHFLVSADFAAHHQVPEGCTFVITDRLESSNTIVSIAENTDADYVMICTRHTTIGWGNNTLERFLRVADDTDAVMVYADHYKMVEGKMEKHPVIDYQSGSLRDDFDFGSLWCIKAQALADYIAQPDREEYQFAALYDLRLYLSRVGEIFHLNEFLYSEAELDTRKSGEKQFDYVNPRNREVQIEMEKACTQHLGKVGALIDTTFYRQPDFGEQDFEYEASVIIPVFNREKTVADAVKSALGQKANFKFNVIVVNNHSTDRTGEILDELKADNLIQIVPERTDLGIGGCWNEAINSSFCGKFAVQLDSDDLYSSPKTLQKIVDAFYKQKAAMIIGSYRMCDFDLNTLPPGLIDHKEWTDENGCNNALRINGLGAPRAFFTPLVRQIQFPNTSYGEDYALGLAFSRRYRIGRIYDELYLCRRWGGNSDAALSVEKVNANNLYKDRLRTMELKARQHLLQGKADIMEDSSISRFFNRQLEVWTDARHRFRDLKHVETRQFSDLLKLQWNPARIVSTGAKIDKKTLGERPCFLCDKNRPKEQMSKQIDEKFHLLVNPFPILPVHFTIPARKHQPQLIYKNYGEMHRFISLHSDLMVFYNGPKCGASAPDHLHFQAGTNGILPLQTNWQRLSRNLTDIISLNDEEKISVVRDFIVPAFVIISKSAESDEALFRRLYKAMPQRGDETEPMMNIISWRKGEEFISVVIPREKHRPEAYFAEGDAQFVVSPGALDMSGLIITPREEDFRKLTEEKALSLLQECGVSEEKMNAIIAKLKASKDAEDAAEASSTLYNKGKQPDVTVGIVSAQKIHFSLNKPYLAKGEKVLGEQVVEFSEGGVLWNGNQYSQLTFHPQSADASFSLSDVTIGVNFHWERKETQTFLGTLRFVVESDKIVAINELPVEKYLESVISSEMSATSSLELLKAHAVISRSWLLAQMKKRREVAESGNNFFSFTKKEDTLIRWYDREDHTLFDVCADDHCQRYQGITKETSPHVAEAIRQTKGQILMDGDEICDARFSKCCGGITEEFQYCWEDTPKTYLTAVRDIALGVEHTLPNLTNEEEAEKWIRFNPPAFCNTQDKKILSEVLNDYDQETVNFYRWKETLSQEKLQQLIADKLKMDLGAILDMKAVERGKSGRISKLQIIGTEKIFTIGKELEIRRTLSDSHLLSSAFVVDKYDKDEQGVPQRFELIGAGWGHGVGLCQIGAAVMGEQGYHYDAILLHYYQGAEIKKLYK; encoded by the coding sequence ATGAGAGAAAAAATAGACCTTTTCTTGCCTTGCGAATACATCGATGATGCGCAGAATGCCTTGTCGGTGCTTCATGAGTACAAGACAGTACAGCATATCCACTTCCTGGTGAGTGCTGATTTTGCCGCTCATCATCAGGTGCCCGAAGGATGTACGTTTGTCATCACCGACCGCCTGGAAAGCAGTAACACCATTGTCAGCATCGCTGAAAATACAGATGCCGACTACGTGATGATCTGTACCCGCCACACCACCATAGGATGGGGAAACAACACGCTGGAGCGATTCCTCAGAGTGGCAGATGATACGGATGCCGTCATGGTTTACGCCGACCACTACAAGATGGTGGAAGGCAAAATGGAGAAACATCCGGTAATTGACTACCAGTCAGGTTCTTTGCGAGATGACTTCGACTTTGGAAGCCTCTGGTGCATCAAGGCACAGGCGCTGGCCGACTACATCGCCCAACCCGACCGCGAAGAGTATCAGTTTGCCGCCCTCTACGACCTCCGTCTCTATCTGAGCCGCGTGGGCGAAATCTTCCATCTCAACGAATTCCTCTATTCAGAAGCCGAACTCGACACCCGTAAGAGCGGCGAGAAGCAGTTTGACTATGTAAACCCGCGCAACCGCGAGGTGCAGATAGAGATGGAAAAGGCATGCACCCAGCATCTGGGCAAGGTGGGCGCCCTGATAGACACCACCTTCTACCGCCAGCCCGACTTCGGTGAGCAGGATTTTGAATACGAGGCATCTGTCATCATCCCCGTCTTCAACCGCGAAAAGACGGTGGCTGATGCCGTGAAGAGTGCGCTGGGACAGAAGGCCAACTTCAAGTTTAACGTCATCGTGGTAAACAACCATTCTACCGACCGCACCGGCGAAATACTGGATGAACTTAAAGCCGACAACCTGATACAGATTGTGCCGGAGAGAACCGACCTGGGAATAGGCGGATGCTGGAACGAAGCCATCAACAGCAGTTTCTGTGGAAAGTTTGCCGTACAGCTTGACAGCGATGACCTCTATTCTTCACCAAAGACACTCCAGAAGATAGTAGATGCCTTCTACAAGCAGAAGGCTGCCATGATTATAGGCTCGTACCGCATGTGCGACTTCGACCTCAACACCCTGCCACCGGGACTGATAGACCACAAGGAGTGGACCGATGAAAACGGATGCAACAATGCGCTGCGTATCAACGGATTGGGTGCTCCGCGCGCCTTCTTCACTCCGCTGGTCAGACAGATCCAGTTTCCTAACACCTCGTATGGTGAGGATTATGCGCTCGGCTTGGCATTTTCGCGCCGTTACCGCATCGGCAGAATCTACGACGAACTCTACCTCTGCCGCCGCTGGGGAGGTAACAGCGATGCTGCCCTCAGCGTAGAGAAGGTGAACGCCAACAACCTGTATAAGGACCGCCTGCGCACCATGGAACTGAAGGCACGCCAGCACCTGCTGCAGGGCAAGGCCGACATTATGGAAGACAGCAGCATCTCGCGTTTCTTCAACCGTCAGCTGGAGGTTTGGACCGATGCGCGCCACCGCTTCCGCGACCTCAAGCATGTAGAAACCCGCCAGTTCTCCGACCTGCTGAAACTGCAGTGGAACCCAGCCCGCATCGTAAGTACGGGCGCCAAGATAGATAAGAAAACCCTGGGCGAGCGCCCTTGTTTCCTTTGCGACAAGAACCGTCCTAAGGAACAGATGTCGAAGCAGATAGACGAGAAATTCCATCTTTTGGTGAATCCGTTCCCGATTCTGCCAGTCCACTTCACCATTCCGGCACGCAAGCATCAGCCTCAGCTCATCTACAAGAACTACGGCGAGATGCACCGCTTCATCAGTCTGCACAGCGACCTGATGGTGTTCTACAATGGTCCGAAGTGTGGTGCATCGGCTCCAGACCATCTTCATTTCCAGGCAGGAACCAACGGCATCCTTCCTCTTCAGACCAACTGGCAGCGTCTCTCCCGCAACCTGACCGATATCATCTCTCTCAATGATGAGGAGAAAATCTCAGTGGTTCGCGACTTCATCGTTCCCGCCTTCGTCATCATCTCGAAGAGTGCTGAGAGCGATGAGGCCCTCTTCCGCCGTCTCTACAAGGCAATGCCTCAGCGTGGCGACGAAACCGAACCGATGATGAACATCATCTCCTGGCGCAAGGGCGAGGAATTCATCAGCGTGGTCATTCCGAGAGAAAAGCACCGTCCGGAAGCCTATTTTGCCGAAGGTGATGCCCAGTTTGTGGTTTCGCCGGGAGCACTGGATATGAGCGGACTCATCATCACCCCTCGTGAGGAAGATTTCCGAAAGTTGACAGAGGAGAAAGCCCTCTCGCTGCTGCAGGAATGTGGCGTTTCGGAAGAAAAGATGAACGCCATCATCGCCAAACTGAAGGCATCTAAGGATGCCGAGGATGCAGCCGAAGCCTCTTCCACCTTATATAATAAAGGTAAGCAGCCCGACGTAACGGTGGGCATCGTGAGTGCGCAGAAGATTCATTTCTCGCTCAACAAACCTTATCTTGCCAAGGGCGAAAAGGTGCTGGGCGAACAGGTGGTAGAATTCTCTGAGGGCGGTGTGCTCTGGAACGGCAACCAGTACAGCCAGCTTACCTTTCATCCGCAGAGTGCCGACGCCTCGTTTTCGCTGAGCGACGTAACCATCGGTGTCAACTTCCACTGGGAGCGCAAGGAAACCCAAACCTTCCTGGGCACGCTCCGCTTTGTGGTAGAATCGGATAAGATTGTGGCAATCAATGAGTTGCCTGTAGAAAAGTATCTGGAGAGCGTCATCAGCAGTGAGATGAGTGCCACTTCGAGTCTCGAACTCCTGAAGGCGCATGCCGTCATCTCCCGTTCATGGCTCCTGGCACAGATGAAGAAGCGCCGAGAGGTGGCTGAGAGCGGCAACAACTTCTTCTCCTTCACCAAGAAGGAAGATACGCTCATCCGCTGGTACGACCGCGAAGACCACACCCTCTTTGATGTATGTGCCGACGACCACTGCCAGCGCTACCAGGGTATCACCAAGGAAACATCGCCCCATGTAGCTGAAGCCATCCGCCAGACCAAGGGACAGATTCTGATGGACGGCGACGAAATCTGCGATGCAAGATTCTCGAAATGCTGCGGCGGAATAACCGAGGAATTCCAGTATTGCTGGGAGGACACGCCGAAGACTTATCTCACGGCGGTTCGCGACATTGCCCTGGGCGTGGAACATACACTGCCTAATCTGACCAATGAGGAAGAGGCCGAGAAATGGATCCGCTTTAATCCGCCAGCTTTCTGCAACACGCAGGACAAGAAAATCCTGTCAGAAGTGCTCAACGACTATGATCAGGAAACCGTCAATTTCTACCGCTGGAAGGAAACGCTCAGTCAGGAGAAGTTGCAGCAGCTCATCGCCGACAAACTGAAGATGGACCTGGGTGCCATCCTAGACATGAAGGCCGTGGAGCGCGGAAAGAGTGGAAGAATCAGCAAGCTCCAGATCATCGGAACAGAGAAGATCTTTACCATCGGTAAGGAACTCGAAATCCGCCGTACGTTGAGCGACAGTCATCTGCTGAGTTCAGCCTTCGTGGTGGATAAATATGATAAGGATGAACAGGGAGTGCCTCAGCGTTTCGAACTCATCGGAGCCGGTTGGGGGCATGGAGTAGGTCTCTGCCAGATTGGTGCTGCCGTGATGGGCGAGCAGGGTTATCATTATGATGCCATCCTGCTGCACTACTATCAGGGTGCTGAAATCAAGAAACTTTATAAATAG
- a CDS encoding DUF4837 family protein, whose translation MVRESLKILLAGCLLFLFLASCSPGGGRNRKLPKSTGQPYEVVLKGDTDSIVTKILTEEVPALPQPEPLCRLIQVKKGKIHDSYLLVRTRIVVNIPAAEFSVRLSRNENASPQIVIRISARSLQQLREKLTPEKLRQLVDETELEHLASIISTNPSKQNREMQQLVKKNFGISMNIPAEMQASKKAKNFIWISNNASSGMKNLILMKVKREERRGKANSDAFPAQEKQQIDSMLRTNMPGETDSMYMIIPVLSEKGLWEMKGDAMGGPYVMRRIRLRKTGDEIIIIGFVYAPEMKKKILIKQLEAAISTIK comes from the coding sequence ATGGTTAGAGAATCTTTAAAGATCCTACTTGCCGGCTGTCTTTTGTTCCTTTTTCTGGCAAGTTGCAGCCCGGGAGGAGGAAGAAACAGAAAACTGCCCAAGAGCACAGGACAGCCTTACGAGGTGGTACTCAAGGGAGATACCGACAGCATCGTTACGAAGATACTGACGGAAGAGGTGCCAGCCCTGCCCCAACCCGAACCGCTCTGCCGGCTCATCCAGGTTAAGAAGGGCAAGATCCACGACAGCTACCTGCTCGTAAGAACTCGCATCGTAGTGAACATCCCGGCAGCGGAATTCTCAGTCAGGCTGAGCCGCAACGAGAATGCTTCACCGCAGATCGTCATCCGCATCTCTGCCCGCTCGCTGCAGCAACTCAGAGAGAAACTCACCCCCGAGAAACTGCGCCAGCTCGTAGATGAGACTGAACTGGAGCACCTCGCATCCATCATCTCCACCAACCCGAGCAAGCAGAACCGCGAGATGCAACAACTGGTAAAGAAGAACTTCGGCATCAGCATGAACATCCCTGCCGAAATGCAGGCAAGCAAAAAGGCGAAGAACTTCATTTGGATCTCAAACAACGCCAGCTCGGGCATGAAGAACCTCATCCTCATGAAAGTGAAGAGGGAAGAACGAAGAGGGAAAGCTAATTCTGATGCTTTTCCTGCTCAAGAGAAGCAGCAGATTGACAGCATGCTCCGCACAAACATGCCCGGCGAAACCGACAGCATGTACATGATAATCCCGGTCCTTTCAGAAAAAGGACTCTGGGAGATGAAGGGCGACGCCATGGGAGGTCCCTACGTGATGAGGCGCATCCGCCTGAGAAAAACGGGGGATGAAATCATCATCATCGGCTTCGTCTATGCGCCCGAAATGAAAAAGAAAATATTAATCAAGCAGCTAGAAGCTGCGATTTCTACTATAAAATAA